In the Oryzihumus leptocrescens genome, one interval contains:
- a CDS encoding DUF1326 domain-containing protein, producing the protein MAWHLTGEYLENCNCDILCPCVTSAFQAPADNERCLVPLAMRVTDGESDGLRLDGLGIILVVDAPQVMGEGGWRVAVYIDERADQAQREALGPILSGARGGMPEFLATLIGEQVGVKFVPITFESHDDTRRVTVPGIMDFEVTGVRAPDSPVMRIVNVFHPMGTDLPVARSTVGTFNDPDYGWSFDNAGKNGHYRDFAWSA; encoded by the coding sequence ATGGCCTGGCACCTGACCGGCGAGTACCTCGAGAACTGCAACTGCGACATCCTCTGCCCGTGCGTCACGTCGGCGTTCCAGGCGCCGGCCGACAACGAGCGCTGCCTCGTGCCGTTGGCCATGCGGGTCACCGACGGGGAGTCCGACGGGCTACGCCTCGACGGCCTCGGGATCATCCTCGTGGTCGACGCGCCCCAGGTGATGGGCGAGGGCGGCTGGCGGGTGGCCGTCTACATCGACGAACGTGCCGACCAGGCGCAGCGGGAGGCGCTCGGCCCGATCCTCTCGGGTGCCAGGGGTGGCATGCCGGAGTTCCTCGCCACCCTCATCGGCGAGCAGGTGGGGGTGAAGTTCGTGCCGATCACCTTCGAGTCCCACGACGACACCCGACGCGTGACCGTCCCCGGCATCATGGACTTCGAGGTCACCGGCGTCCGGGCCCCGGACAGCCCGGTCATGCGGATCGTCAACGTCTTCCACCCCATGGGCACGGACCTGCCCGTGGCGCGGAGCACGGTCGGGACCTTCAACGACCCGGACTACGGCTGGTCCTTCGACAACGCGGGCAAGAATGGCCACTACCGCGACTTCGCCTGGTCGGCGTAG
- a CDS encoding DUF2182 domain-containing protein, which translates to MLLGVAALCWAWLLTWSSSPSMSMSTSMSAPMGASGAPTALLAFLGLWVAMMAAMMLPSVAPVARVYLRVVSAQTTGPARAVRVTALLSGYFLAWAAYGLVAFGLTRWLDTVTMTSGRARVVAASAALALAGAYQFSPLKARCLAHCRSPLGVLMHVGSFTGRLRDGRVGAWHGGYCLGCCWSLMLVLVAVGVMNMVWMAALAVVILLEKAWRYGPHLSLAVGALLLVLAVVVPWQPALIGA; encoded by the coding sequence GTGCTGCTGGGGGTCGCGGCGCTGTGCTGGGCGTGGCTGCTGACCTGGTCCAGCAGCCCGTCGATGTCGATGTCCACGTCCATGTCCGCCCCGATGGGGGCCTCGGGCGCGCCGACGGCTCTGCTGGCGTTCCTGGGCCTGTGGGTCGCGATGATGGCCGCCATGATGCTGCCGTCGGTGGCGCCCGTCGCGCGGGTGTACCTGCGGGTGGTCTCGGCGCAGACCACGGGCCCGGCCCGAGCGGTCAGGGTGACGGCCCTGCTGTCCGGCTACTTCCTGGCGTGGGCGGCGTACGGGCTCGTCGCCTTCGGGCTGACCCGGTGGCTCGACACGGTGACGATGACCAGCGGTCGGGCGCGGGTCGTGGCCGCGAGTGCCGCTCTGGCGCTGGCCGGGGCCTACCAGTTCAGCCCGCTCAAGGCCCGGTGCCTGGCGCACTGCCGCTCCCCGCTGGGGGTGCTGATGCACGTCGGCAGCTTCACCGGCCGGCTGCGCGACGGGCGCGTGGGCGCCTGGCACGGGGGCTACTGCCTGGGCTGCTGCTGGAGTCTGATGCTCGTGCTCGTCGCGGTGGGCGTCATGAACATGGTGTGGATGGCCGCGCTGGCGGTCGTCATCCTGCTCGAGAAGGCGTGGCGGTATGGCCCACACCTGAGCCTGGCCGTCGGGGCACTGCTGCTGGTCCTCGCGGTGGTCGTGCCCTGGCAGCCCGCCCTCATCGGGGCCTAG
- a CDS encoding bacterial proteasome activator family protein produces the protein MSDVEQQRGDDEQGQRVVVVTQDGMGVANHDPATTEEEERSPADLVEQPAKVMRIGSMIKQLLEEVRNAPLDEAGRARLAEIHRRSLSELEQGLAPELVEELERITLPFNESAPSDAELRIAQAQLVGWLEGLFHGIQTALFAQQMAAQAQLQEMRRALPPGHGPAGPGHHPMPGMPRHGDETGPTGQYL, from the coding sequence ATGAGCGACGTCGAGCAGCAGCGCGGGGACGACGAGCAGGGCCAGCGCGTCGTGGTGGTGACCCAGGACGGGATGGGCGTGGCCAACCACGACCCCGCGACCACCGAGGAGGAGGAGCGCAGCCCCGCCGACCTGGTCGAGCAGCCGGCCAAGGTCATGCGCATCGGCTCGATGATCAAGCAGCTGCTCGAGGAGGTCCGCAACGCGCCGCTCGACGAGGCGGGGCGGGCGCGGCTGGCCGAGATCCACCGTCGCTCGCTGTCCGAGCTCGAGCAGGGGCTCGCCCCCGAGCTGGTCGAGGAGCTCGAGCGGATCACGTTGCCGTTCAACGAGTCCGCGCCCTCCGACGCCGAGCTGCGCATCGCCCAGGCCCAGCTGGTGGGGTGGCTGGAGGGGCTGTTCCACGGCATCCAGACCGCGCTGTTCGCCCAGCAGATGGCGGCGCAGGCCCAGCTGCAGGAGATGCGCCGGGCCCTGCCACCGGGGCACGGACCGGCCGGTCCCGGGCACCACCCGATGCCCGGTATGCCGCGCCACGGGGACGAGACCGGCCCCACCGGCCAGTACCTCTGA
- a CDS encoding GNAT family N-acetyltransferase codes for MSAPTLPPSLADRLTLGPVTGEDAEGVFALVSACDLAVLGFVDSTLEDVREDTGPTATGEPRRQGLARDSSGQVVAWWWTGPRPDSAHLPVDLYVHPGLDGPDGDAIAAVAWAQVTAWGRERYAGWSGEVPLLDTGSIQGDSVHERRLAAAGFERVRTFWRMSGDVPPAPAPAPEVPGLVVRTARCDDEADTRLVHRLKEESFAEHWGKEPEAYEAFMSRWHGSAGFDPSLWFVAELDGEPAAVMLASRRMANEDALYIQSLGTLAPARGRGVASALLHHAYEVARREGYARVRLGVDSDNPTGAPGVYRRAGLETIFAMSAWHKPLT; via the coding sequence ATGTCCGCACCCACGCTTCCGCCGTCACTGGCCGACCGGCTCACCCTCGGCCCGGTGACCGGCGAGGATGCGGAGGGGGTGTTCGCGCTGGTCAGCGCGTGCGACCTGGCGGTGCTCGGGTTCGTGGACTCCACCCTGGAGGACGTGCGAGAGGACACCGGACCGACCGCGACCGGGGAGCCGCGCCGCCAGGGCCTGGCCCGGGACTCCTCAGGGCAGGTCGTGGCCTGGTGGTGGACCGGGCCGAGGCCGGACAGCGCGCACCTGCCGGTGGACCTCTACGTGCACCCCGGGCTGGACGGGCCGGACGGCGACGCGATCGCCGCCGTGGCGTGGGCGCAGGTCACCGCCTGGGGGCGGGAGCGGTATGCCGGGTGGTCCGGCGAGGTGCCCCTGCTGGACACCGGGTCGATCCAGGGCGACTCGGTCCACGAGCGTCGCCTGGCCGCGGCCGGGTTCGAGCGGGTGCGCACCTTCTGGCGGATGAGCGGGGACGTGCCGCCGGCGCCGGCGCCCGCGCCGGAGGTGCCCGGACTGGTGGTGCGGACGGCGCGCTGCGACGACGAGGCCGACACGCGGCTGGTGCACCGGCTCAAGGAGGAGAGCTTCGCCGAGCACTGGGGCAAGGAGCCGGAGGCCTACGAGGCGTTCATGAGCCGCTGGCACGGCAGCGCCGGGTTCGACCCGAGCCTGTGGTTCGTGGCCGAGCTGGACGGCGAGCCGGCGGCGGTGATGCTCGCGAGCCGGCGCATGGCCAACGAGGACGCGCTCTACATCCAGAGCCTCGGCACGCTGGCGCCCGCCCGTGGGCGGGGCGTGGCCTCGGCGCTGTTGCACCACGCCTACGAGGTGGCCCGCCGTGAGGGCTATGCCCGGGTCCGGCTCGGGGTCGACAGCGACAACCCGACCGGCGCGCCCGGGGTCTACCGCCGGGCCGGCCTGGAGACGATCTTCGCCATGAGCGCCTGGCACAAGCCCCTGACCTGA
- a CDS encoding acyl-ACP desaturase gives MSRVWSQTDLLRELDQVVEGELNRHTKVAKEWFPHDYVPWSEGRSFDGLMGGEPWSEADADIPDVARSALIVNLLTEDNLPSYHHEIALIFGRDDAWGDWVHRWTAEEGRHGIAMRDFMLVKRMVDPVALERFRMQHMSQGYESAHSGELLHSLAYVSFQELATRVSHRNTGKFTNDPMAEQLLARIAADENLHMIFYRNLLNAALQIAPDQTMQAILEVVKGFQMPGTEIPGFQRKAVEMAVAGIYDLRQHRDDVVMPVLRFWKVFEMEGLSAEGEKARTELAEFMEGLEKQALRFEDKRETLKARMAPR, from the coding sequence ATGTCCCGCGTCTGGTCCCAGACCGACCTGCTCCGCGAGCTCGACCAGGTGGTCGAGGGCGAGCTCAACCGGCACACCAAGGTCGCCAAGGAGTGGTTCCCCCACGACTACGTGCCCTGGAGCGAGGGGCGCAGCTTCGACGGCCTCATGGGCGGTGAGCCGTGGAGCGAGGCCGACGCCGACATCCCCGACGTCGCCCGCTCGGCGCTCATCGTCAACCTGCTCACCGAGGACAACCTCCCGAGCTACCACCACGAGATCGCGCTGATCTTCGGCCGCGACGACGCCTGGGGCGACTGGGTGCACCGCTGGACCGCCGAGGAGGGCCGGCACGGCATCGCCATGCGCGACTTCATGCTGGTCAAGCGCATGGTCGACCCGGTCGCGCTGGAGCGGTTCCGGATGCAGCACATGTCCCAGGGCTACGAGTCGGCCCACTCCGGGGAGCTGCTGCACTCCCTGGCCTACGTCTCCTTCCAGGAGCTGGCCACGCGGGTCTCGCACCGCAACACCGGCAAGTTCACCAACGACCCGATGGCCGAGCAGCTGCTCGCCCGGATCGCCGCGGACGAGAACCTGCACATGATCTTCTACCGCAATCTGCTCAACGCGGCCCTGCAGATCGCGCCGGACCAGACGATGCAGGCGATCCTCGAGGTCGTGAAGGGCTTCCAGATGCCCGGCACCGAGATCCCCGGCTTCCAGCGCAAGGCGGTCGAGATGGCCGTCGCCGGCATCTACGACCTGCGCCAGCACCGCGACGACGTGGTCATGCCGGTGCTGCGCTTCTGGAAGGTCTTCGAGATGGAGGGCCTGTCCGCCGAGGGCGAGAAGGCGCGCACCGAGCTCGCCGAGTTCATGGAGGGCCTGGAGAAGCAGGCCCTGCGATTCGAGGACAAGCGGGAGACGCTCAAGGCCCGTATGGCGCCCCGCTGA
- a CDS encoding GNAT family N-acetyltransferase — MTGPPVEQSAPRTRTARLDRALADAHARTVASLPGGEVHHLGPALLTGSRTTLRSMNGVFAFDARAFNTLQDERQLDACLAIVSTYDVPWSFNAWAHLGGPVLVEQLAHRGLVAAGEATALWRDLVPRKVTGAGYRIEVVRRPTAAREWARTLIEVFAMDPALEPVLAGLAVRPDEPALVARVGGQPVGAVAVLGADDVSELGFLAVRRAWRGRGLGRRLAHAAEELAARRGSSAVVTLAPPGGRPLFTSLGYAPVSTVTFMVAPAAVMAASA; from the coding sequence ATGACCGGCCCACCGGTGGAGCAGAGCGCTCCCAGGACCCGGACGGCGCGGCTGGACCGGGCCCTCGCGGACGCTCACGCGCGCACGGTCGCGTCCCTGCCCGGCGGCGAGGTGCACCATCTCGGGCCGGCGCTGCTCACCGGGAGCCGGACGACCCTGCGCTCGATGAACGGCGTGTTCGCCTTCGACGCGCGGGCGTTCAACACCCTGCAGGACGAGCGCCAGCTCGACGCCTGCCTGGCGATCGTCTCGACCTACGACGTGCCGTGGAGCTTCAACGCGTGGGCCCACCTCGGCGGGCCGGTGCTGGTCGAGCAGCTCGCGCACCGGGGCCTGGTCGCCGCCGGCGAGGCGACTGCCCTGTGGCGCGACCTGGTGCCCCGGAAGGTGACCGGCGCGGGATACCGGATCGAGGTGGTGCGGCGGCCGACGGCCGCACGGGAGTGGGCCCGGACCCTCATCGAGGTGTTCGCCATGGACCCGGCGCTGGAGCCGGTCCTGGCCGGCCTGGCGGTCCGCCCCGACGAGCCGGCCCTGGTCGCCCGCGTGGGCGGCCAGCCGGTCGGCGCGGTGGCCGTGCTCGGGGCCGACGACGTCAGCGAGCTGGGCTTCCTCGCGGTGCGACGGGCCTGGCGCGGTCGGGGCCTGGGCCGGCGGCTGGCGCACGCGGCCGAGGAGCTCGCCGCCCGGCGGGGCAGCTCGGCGGTGGTCACGCTCGCGCCGCCCGGCGGGAGGCCGCTGTTCACGTCGCTGGGCTACGCCCCGGTCAGCACCGTGACGTTCATGGTCGCCCCCGCAGCGGTCATGGCGGCGAGCGCCTGA
- a CDS encoding NAD(P)H-quinone oxidoreductase: MKAITIPTPGDPDALVLADVPDPEPGPGEVLVEVAAAGVNRADLQQRIGVYPPPPGAPEYPGLEVSGTIAAVGSGVTGWSVGDRVCALLAGGGYAEKVAVPAGQLLPVPSGISLVEAAALPEVVCTVWSNVFMTANLLPGQTLLVHGGSSGIGTMAIQLAREVGAHVAVTAGSAGKLEACQALGAEILVNYKEQDFVEELDRATAGHGADVILDNMGAKYLARNVQALATNGRLVIIGFQGGVKAELDLSVLMRKRGAVISTGLRARPLEEKAAIVAAVREHVWPLVEAGRVKPVVHRTFPLAQAPDAHRELDAGTHIGKVLLTV; encoded by the coding sequence ATGAAGGCGATCACGATCCCCACGCCCGGAGACCCCGACGCGCTCGTCCTCGCGGACGTCCCCGACCCCGAGCCCGGTCCCGGCGAGGTGCTGGTCGAGGTGGCCGCGGCGGGCGTCAACCGTGCCGACCTGCAGCAGCGCATCGGGGTCTACCCGCCGCCGCCAGGCGCGCCGGAGTACCCCGGGCTGGAGGTCAGCGGCACCATCGCCGCGGTGGGCAGTGGGGTCACCGGCTGGTCCGTGGGCGACCGGGTCTGCGCCCTGCTCGCGGGTGGCGGCTACGCCGAGAAGGTGGCGGTGCCCGCCGGCCAGCTGCTGCCGGTGCCGTCGGGGATCAGCCTGGTGGAGGCTGCGGCGCTGCCGGAGGTCGTGTGCACCGTGTGGTCGAACGTCTTCATGACCGCCAACCTGCTGCCCGGCCAGACACTGCTCGTCCACGGCGGGTCCAGCGGGATCGGCACCATGGCCATCCAGCTCGCCCGCGAGGTCGGTGCGCACGTGGCCGTGACCGCCGGGTCGGCCGGCAAGCTCGAGGCCTGCCAGGCCCTCGGCGCCGAGATCCTCGTCAACTACAAGGAGCAGGACTTCGTCGAGGAGCTGGACCGGGCCACCGCCGGGCACGGCGCCGACGTCATCCTCGACAACATGGGCGCGAAGTACCTCGCCCGCAACGTCCAGGCCCTGGCCACGAACGGCCGGCTGGTCATCATCGGCTTCCAGGGCGGGGTCAAGGCCGAGCTCGACCTGTCGGTGCTCATGCGCAAGCGGGGCGCGGTCATCTCCACCGGCCTGCGCGCGCGGCCCCTGGAGGAGAAGGCCGCCATCGTGGCCGCCGTGCGCGAGCACGTGTGGCCGCTCGTCGAGGCCGGCCGCGTCAAGCCGGTCGTGCACCGCACCTTCCCGCTGGCGCAGGCGCCGGACGCCCACCGCGAGCTCGACGCCGGCACGCACATCGGCAAGGTGCTGCTGACCGTGTGA
- the mobA gene encoding molybdenum cofactor guanylyltransferase produces MTGTPGPATTALVTCGGTSRRLGGRDKTREPLGASTVLDHLLAALPAAWAVLCVGEERPTCRPVRWARERPTGGGPVAALAAGLPQVSTPTCVVVAGDMPFAGPAAADLAAALEHSPDDDAVVGTDGTGRAQPLLAAYRTDALLAALPEDPAGARLMAVLERLRSTPLELPAPCTLDVDTPEALARARHIVGA; encoded by the coding sequence ATGACCGGCACCCCAGGACCCGCGACCACCGCGCTCGTCACCTGCGGTGGCACCTCCCGCCGGCTCGGCGGACGGGACAAGACCCGCGAGCCGCTGGGTGCGAGCACCGTGCTGGACCACCTGCTCGCCGCCCTGCCCGCCGCGTGGGCGGTGCTCTGCGTCGGCGAGGAACGTCCGACCTGCCGACCCGTCCGGTGGGCCCGCGAGCGGCCTACCGGCGGAGGGCCGGTGGCCGCCCTCGCCGCCGGCCTGCCCCAGGTGTCCACCCCGACCTGCGTCGTCGTCGCCGGTGACATGCCGTTCGCCGGGCCGGCCGCCGCGGACCTGGCCGCCGCGCTCGAGCACTCCCCGGACGACGACGCCGTGGTCGGCACCGACGGGACCGGTCGGGCGCAACCCCTGCTCGCGGCATACCGGACCGACGCGCTGCTGGCGGCCCTGCCCGAGGACCCGGCCGGCGCACGGCTCATGGCCGTGCTCGAGCGGTTGCGCAGTACCCCGCTCGAGCTGCCGGCCCCGTGCACGCTCGACGTCGACACCCCCGAGGCGCTGGCCCGGGCACGTCATATCGTCGGGGCATGA
- a CDS encoding M15 family metallopeptidase, which translates to MNRDGGHALWWDGEIRPREDRDGDTRPQGDVTYLVGSPWRLRRGVLATASLTVLAAVGLVCATTTSLMDDEPAPTVARHSAQPRVDQDAAPLSGGAARAAQVQPARLPKASSTGATPAATSPSGLSAPLARSLEKAEQAARAAGVTLTVTSGRRSRAEQQRLFDAAVRQYGSVATARRWVLPPSESHHVTGDAVDIGPRSGARWLEVNGVKWGLCRRYVNEWWHFERLAPAIGQACPALEANAAG; encoded by the coding sequence GTGAACCGCGATGGCGGACATGCGTTGTGGTGGGACGGCGAGATCCGGCCCCGGGAGGACCGGGATGGCGACACCCGTCCCCAGGGAGATGTCACCTACCTCGTGGGCTCACCATGGCGGCTGCGCCGCGGGGTGCTCGCCACGGCGTCGCTGACCGTGCTGGCGGCGGTCGGCCTCGTCTGCGCCACCACGACCTCCCTGATGGACGACGAGCCGGCGCCGACGGTGGCCCGACACAGCGCCCAGCCCCGGGTCGACCAGGACGCGGCCCCGCTGAGCGGCGGCGCCGCACGGGCGGCCCAGGTGCAGCCGGCCAGGCTGCCCAAGGCCTCCTCCACCGGCGCCACGCCTGCGGCCACGTCGCCGAGCGGGCTGTCCGCCCCGCTCGCCCGGTCGCTGGAGAAGGCCGAGCAGGCCGCCCGGGCAGCCGGGGTCACGCTCACGGTGACCTCCGGGCGGCGCAGCCGGGCCGAGCAGCAGCGGCTCTTCGACGCGGCCGTCCGCCAGTACGGCTCGGTGGCCACGGCTCGCCGGTGGGTGCTGCCGCCGTCCGAGTCCCACCACGTCACCGGTGACGCGGTCGACATCGGCCCCCGGTCCGGCGCGCGGTGGCTGGAGGTCAACGGCGTGAAGTGGGGCCTGTGCCGGCGCTACGTCAACGAGTGGTGGCACTTCGAGCGGCTGGCGCCGGCGATCGGGCAGGCATGCCCGGCGCTGGAGGCCAACGCCGCCGGCTGA
- a CDS encoding IclR family transcriptional regulator, translated as MPNAPAAAQALAVLRLLARHTAPVPAAAIARDLDLPRSSVYHLLAVLRREGFVVHLPEERRWGLGVAAFELGSAYSRQAPLARVARPLLARLVDATTHNAHLAVLHGRDVLYVIEERAPGRPPLVTDVGVRLPATLTASGLAMLAALPPAQVRALFPSRDAFVQRHGVGPGSLPALRRELAEVRRAGFAAEDGSVTPDFASVASAVLDHSGHPVAGVAVTFPAAEVDGHERAAIARQVTRVAGELSRRIGGRSTAGTLASGTVP; from the coding sequence GTGCCGAACGCTCCCGCTGCCGCGCAGGCGCTCGCGGTGCTCAGGCTGCTGGCGCGGCACACCGCACCCGTGCCGGCCGCGGCCATCGCCCGCGACCTGGACCTGCCCCGCTCGAGCGTCTACCACCTGCTGGCGGTCCTGCGCCGGGAAGGCTTCGTGGTGCACCTGCCCGAGGAGCGCCGCTGGGGCCTGGGCGTCGCGGCGTTCGAGCTCGGCTCGGCCTACTCCCGCCAGGCGCCCCTGGCCCGGGTCGCCCGGCCGCTGCTGGCCCGGCTGGTCGACGCCACCACCCACAACGCCCACCTGGCGGTGCTGCATGGGCGGGACGTGCTCTACGTCATCGAGGAGCGCGCGCCGGGCCGTCCACCGCTGGTCACCGACGTCGGGGTGCGCCTGCCGGCGACCCTCACGGCGAGCGGGCTGGCCATGCTGGCCGCGCTGCCCCCGGCGCAGGTGCGCGCCCTGTTCCCCTCCCGTGACGCGTTCGTGCAGCGGCACGGGGTCGGCCCGGGGTCGCTGCCGGCGCTGCGCCGGGAGCTGGCCGAGGTCAGGCGCGCCGGGTTCGCCGCCGAGGACGGGTCGGTGACCCCCGACTTCGCCTCGGTCGCCTCGGCCGTCCTCGACCACAGCGGGCACCCGGTGGCCGGCGTGGCCGTGACCTTCCCCGCCGCGGAGGTGGACGGCCACGAGCGGGCGGCGATCGCCCGGCAGGTCACCCGCGTGGCCGGCGAGCTCTCCCGCCGGATCGGTGGGCGCAGCACCGCAGGCACCCTCGCGTCGGGCACGGTGCCCTGA
- the hutH gene encoding histidine ammonia-lyase yields the protein MSTEIAARPAEQVATVTVGLGPVSFEDVVAVARHDARVELSRESLEEVRRTRTVIEDLADDVEPHYGVSTGFGALATRHIPTDLRAQLQRSLVRSHAAGSGAEVEREVVRALMLLRLSTLATGRTGVREEVATTYAALLNAGITPVVHEYGSLGCSGDLAPLAHCALALMGEGTVRDGSGHLRDAADALTAAGIAPVALREKEGLALINGTDGMLGMLVLAITDLRMLLTTADITAAMSVEALLGTDAVFAADLQALRPHPGQAASAANLRAVLEGSPIMESHRGPECTRVQDAYSLRCAPQVAGGARDTVDHAAVVAGRELAAAVDNPVVTLDGRVESNGNFHGAPVAYVLDFLAIVAADLASMSERRTDRFLDVSRNHGLHAFLADDPGVDSGHMIAQYTQAAIVSEMKRLAAPASVDSIPSSAMQEDHVSMGWSGARKLRRAVDGLTRVLAIELLTAARGIDLRAPLEPAAATGAVLAALREVAPGPGRDRFLAPEIESAVELVATGAAVRAAESVTGPLN from the coding sequence ATGAGCACCGAGATCGCCGCGCGACCCGCCGAGCAGGTCGCCACCGTCACCGTCGGCCTGGGGCCGGTGTCGTTCGAGGACGTCGTCGCCGTCGCGCGCCACGACGCCCGGGTCGAGCTGTCCCGCGAGTCGCTGGAGGAGGTCCGCCGCACGCGCACGGTCATCGAGGACCTCGCCGACGACGTCGAGCCGCACTACGGCGTCTCCACCGGCTTCGGGGCCCTGGCCACCCGGCACATCCCGACCGACCTGCGCGCCCAGCTCCAGCGCAGCCTGGTGCGCAGCCACGCCGCCGGCTCCGGCGCCGAGGTCGAGCGCGAGGTCGTGCGCGCGCTGATGCTGCTGCGCCTGTCCACCCTCGCCACCGGTCGCACCGGCGTGCGCGAGGAGGTGGCCACGACCTACGCCGCGCTGCTCAACGCCGGCATCACCCCCGTGGTGCACGAGTACGGCAGCCTCGGCTGCTCCGGCGACCTCGCCCCGCTGGCGCACTGCGCGCTCGCGCTCATGGGGGAGGGCACCGTCCGCGACGGCTCCGGCCACCTGCGCGACGCCGCGGACGCCCTGACGGCGGCCGGTATCGCGCCGGTCGCCCTGCGCGAGAAGGAGGGCCTGGCCCTCATCAACGGCACCGACGGCATGCTCGGCATGCTGGTGCTCGCGATCACCGACCTGCGCATGCTGCTGACCACCGCCGACATCACCGCGGCGATGAGCGTCGAGGCGCTGCTGGGCACCGACGCGGTCTTCGCCGCCGACCTGCAGGCGCTGCGCCCGCACCCGGGCCAGGCCGCCTCGGCCGCCAACCTGCGGGCCGTCCTCGAGGGCAGCCCGATCATGGAGAGCCACCGCGGCCCGGAGTGCACCCGCGTGCAGGACGCCTACTCGCTGCGCTGCGCCCCCCAGGTCGCCGGCGGGGCCCGCGACACGGTCGACCACGCCGCCGTCGTCGCCGGGCGCGAGCTCGCCGCGGCCGTGGACAACCCCGTCGTCACCCTCGACGGCCGGGTGGAGTCCAACGGCAACTTCCACGGGGCGCCGGTCGCCTACGTCCTGGACTTCCTGGCCATCGTCGCCGCCGACCTGGCCAGCATGTCCGAGCGGCGCACCGACCGGTTCCTCGACGTCTCGCGCAACCACGGCCTGCACGCGTTCCTCGCCGACGACCCCGGCGTGGACAGCGGGCACATGATCGCGCAGTACACCCAGGCCGCCATCGTCTCGGAGATGAAGCGGCTCGCCGCGCCCGCCAGCGTCGACTCGATCCCGAGCTCGGCGATGCAGGAGGACCACGTCTCGATGGGCTGGTCCGGCGCCCGCAAGCTGCGCCGCGCGGTCGACGGGCTGACCCGCGTCCTGGCGATCGAGCTGCTCACCGCCGCCCGCGGGATCGACCTGCGCGCCCCGCTGGAGCCCGCCGCGGCGACCGGCGCGGTGCTGGCCGCGCTGCGCGAGGTCGCCCCCGGCCCCGGCCGGGACCGCTTCCTCGCCCCCGAGATCGAGTCCGCCGTCGAGCTCGTCGCGACCGGCGCCGCCGTGCGCGCGGCCGAGTCCGTCACCGGCCCCCTGAACTGA